GTAGATAGTGATTGACCTTTTCAGCACCTTTTCGCTCATCCTTAAGTTGGTTCTTAAGAATGCTTATATCTTTTTCTGCTTTTGTGATTTTATTTGATATTTCATTTTGTTGTTTGTTTAAGGTTGTTTGGAATGTGGTAAGTGTTTCGATGTTTTTTGTTGTCGTCGAATACTCAATGTCCTTTATGAAGGTCGCGATTTCGTCATATTTTAAGCTTTTTCGAGCAATCTCCTGGTCCTTTGCTATTGTTCCAGTTTTTGCGTTGTGCTCATTTACTATCTCCTCGATAGACTTAAGGGTTTTTTCAATATCTTGAGGGTTGCTCAATAAAGTAGGTTTTGGCTGAGGAGAAAATATATTATTTTCTCTGGCGTGTAATGATGATATTAACAATAAGAGGTCGTTTTTATATAACTCTTTTCCGTTTTCCAGCTTTTCATTCAGCTTAACGAATTTTGATTCAAGTGCTGAGTAAAAGGATGAGGCTTTTAAGTTGATTGAGATGTCCGAGGATCTTGTTTCTGTATCAAGTTTGTTTTTTAGGGTGGTAATTAAAGTGCGGAGATTTTCAGATTCTTTGCTAAAATGTGCATCTATTTTTTTCCAAAGATCGGATGGCAATGGATTGCCACAGAAGTTGCAATGTGTCTCTTTCCCCTTGTGGAGCATTGCACCCGTACGTACCCACTCCTGTAAAATAGCGTTATTCAGTAGTTTTTGTATTGTGTCTGTGGGTTTTATTTCCTGTTCTAAAAGCTTGTTGGCTTCTGTTTGAAAGCTATGTAGCTTATTGGTGAAGTCGCTTTTAAAGCTCAGTGTTTCTTTATTTTCCTCTGTAAGGATCTTTCGTAACTTGAGCTGTTCTTCTATTGGTAGGGGGTTGGGGGTCGCTAATAATATGGCCGTTATGTCGTTTTTTATTTTTTGTATATTGTATGTTATCTCCCTGTATATAGGGTTGGTTTTTATGCTTGTGTTGGCCTTGGTTTTTAATTTTTCATCTAGGGTGTTTGATACTTTTGTGAGTGTGGCTGTGTTTTTTTGGTTTTCTTCGATTTTTGTTTTTAGTTCGTGTCGGAGACCTTTTTTATCCGATTCTGAGCCAAGTAGAGCCTCTTTCTCTTCGATCTCTTTTTCCAGCGCTATATTAGGTTCTCCTAGCACGGCAAAGGGTTTAATTGTTCCGTCTGAGTCTGAAAGCCATTTTAGATTTTCTTCAACGAAATCTTTATTGTAAACCCGTACATGGTATGGGCAGTTGGTTAATGTTGTGCTGTCGAGCTTTTGGGCTCCGCTGTGAGTGAATTCATAACTGGAGAGCTTGTATTTTTCATGAGGTGTTTTAGTTTCCAATGTTCTCACTATTCTGGATAGGCTTGTTTTTCCTGAGTAATTGCGACCATATAGAATGTTTAGTTTTTTAAACTTGGCTATATTGTTGCCGGTGTCTCTGGTGGAAGAGTCCCAGTCGAAGTCTTGATATATGGCAAAGTTTTTTATTTTTCTGATTTTTGTGAGCATGATAAACCTTTCTTGTGGTTTTTACATGTGGCTACTAACCCATGTTTGCTCTGCTAAGATAAGCATGGTGTAGGTTTGAGCTGTATTGGGTTTTGGTTGTGTTTCAGTTGTAATTCTATGTACTGCAATGCTTTCCATAGGCGTAAGCGCCCTAGAGCCCAGATTAACAACCCGATTCGTTCATCGCACAGATTGTTATCTATTATTTTCTTTGCATCAGTTGTAGTGAGTTTTTTGTTGAGCTTGGCAAGGACGTAACAAAATGATATTTCGTCGAGGTCTCTGAGTTCCTCGAGCAACTGAGGATGCTCTTTACCTATTTTTAAATATAGCCTTGAATACTGCCATCCTTCAGAGAAAGTATTTACAATATTCTTCCTGATAGGGACCAGCGCGTCTGTAGGGAAAGTGTTGGTTATGGTCCATGCGCATTCAGCGTCGTTGAATGTATTCCATGCTTCAAGAAGTATATCTTGAGAGTCGTTCTTGTTTCTTGTAATGCTCTTGTATCCCCTCTTGCGAATCCCGATATACTTAGATTCCAGGAAAAGTGTTTGGATCCGCTTTCTGGTGTCGGCTGGGGCGCAGTCAGAGATGTTTGTCAAATAATAGCCAATACTTTGTCTGTGTTTTGAAGTGACAGAAGTGAGCTCTTTCTCTAATACGCCTAAAAGGTTTTCGTGACACGGAAGCATTTCGGATTCTATGTCGGAGCATATTTTCTTCAGGGCTTTATCGAGGAGGCGTTTGTTTTTCCTGGGGATGGACTTGAAAAGCTCACATGTTTGTTCTGGAGTTAAACAGAAGCAGTAGGCATGTATTAAGTTGCTTGAGTGGAAAACAATATCAGTAGGGTCGTAATTTATTAGCTCATTAATTCTGTCCATTTTCCACCCGGAAATTTCGTCCTTGGTAAATTAGGGTAGCAGAGTCTAGGAACGCCGTAGTAATGCTTTAGTCTATCTGTGGTGTTCAGTTCACTATCCATACCTCCTACGAGCTTTGTACTGCGGAAGAGGGGTTGTTTTAAGGGTTTTTCTGTCTGTTTATCTTTTAAAACATATGGTTACGTGGGTTTTATACGTTGCAATGTGAGCCTCCATCCCGTCCGCACCTTGTATTTAGTAACGATGTCGTGCGATCGGGCTTACATACGGTTGATCGGGATTTTCAGGTAGGTCACGCCGTTATCTTCGGCCGGCGGCAAATTCCCCGCCCGCACATTCACCTGAATCGCCGGCAGCAACAGCGTCGGCATGCACAAACCGGCATCACGCTGGATGCGCATCGCGACGAAGGAGGCCTCATCAATGCCGTCGTGAATATGAATGTTGCTTTTGCGCTGCTCGCCAACCGTGCTCTGGCATTGCGGGGCGCGGCCCGTGGGCGGGTAATCGTGGCAGACGTAAAGCCGCACGCTGGCGGGGAAGGCCAACAGTTTGTGGATTGAGGCAAACATCTGGTTGGCATTACCGCCAGGGAAATCGCAACGCGCAGTGCCAACGTCCGGCATGAACAACGTATCGCCCACCAGAATCACATCGCCGTCGATCAAATAAGCCATGTCCGCCGGGGTATGCCCGGGCACATGCAGGGCCGTGGCCTTCAGGTTGCCAATGCGGAATGATTCGTCCGGCGCGAACAGGTGATCGAACTGTGAACCATCGGCGCTAAATCCCGGTTCGAGGTTGAACAGTGCCTTGAACACGTCCTGAACCTTGCTGATCGATTCACCAATCGCAATCTTGCCGCCCAGTTCCCGACGCAAATAAGGCGCGGCCGACAGGTGATCGGCATGGGCGTGGGTTTCCAGTAGCCATTGCACCTGTAACTGGTGTTCGCGCACGAAGGCGATGATTTTGTCGGCCTGGACGGTCGCGGTGCGCCCGGCGGCGGGGTCGAAATCCAGTACCGGGTCGACAATCGCGCAGTGCCCGCCATCGTGTTCGTAGATCACGTAGCTGTAAGTCGACGAGGCGGGGTCAAGAAAGGCTTCAATCAACGCAGACATGGGTACGAACCTGTGGAAAGGGGCGGGAGGACAATAACCGGTTGCAACACTTTATGTTTAAACATAATGTCCGCAGCTTAAGTGACGTCGAAGGCATCCTGCAAATGCAATCCAGTCTGACCGAATGTGAAGTCGCCCAGCTCCGGGCCTCGGCCTCCAAAGCTTGCGCGCTGCTCAAGGCCTTGGCCAACGAGGACCGCTTGCTGATTCTCTGCCAATTGACCCAGGGCGAGCGCAACGTCGGCGAACTGGAAAAAATGACCGGCGTGCGCCAACCCACACTGTCCCAACAGCTGGGCATCCTGCGCGACGAAGGATTGGTAGTCACCCGTCGTGAAGGCAAGTACATATTCTATGGTTTAGCCAGTCACGAAGTGATTCAGGTGATGAAGACACTGTCCGGCCTGTACTGCGGAGCGGTGCTGAAAAGCTGGGGCTGAGCCTGATGGCCGGTCAGTTAAGCGCAATCCCATGTGCGGGCTGTGGCGAGGGGGCTTGCCCCCGTTGGGTTGCGAAGCGACCCCGGCATTTCAAAGTCAAACCGCATTTAATGGGTTTACGACTGCTTCGCAGCCGAACGGGGGCAAGCCCCCTCGCCACAAAAGCCCGCTTGTACATGGGATTGCGCTTAACTGACTGGCATCA
The window above is part of the Pseudomonas sp. B21-048 genome. Proteins encoded here:
- a CDS encoding AAA family ATPase, which produces MLTKIRKIKNFAIYQDFDWDSSTRDTGNNIAKFKKLNILYGRNYSGKTSLSRIVRTLETKTPHEKYKLSSYEFTHSGAQKLDSTTLTNCPYHVRVYNKDFVEENLKWLSDSDGTIKPFAVLGEPNIALEKEIEEKEALLGSESDKKGLRHELKTKIEENQKNTATLTKVSNTLDEKLKTKANTSIKTNPIYREITYNIQKIKNDITAILLATPNPLPIEEQLKLRKILTEENKETLSFKSDFTNKLHSFQTEANKLLEQEIKPTDTIQKLLNNAILQEWVRTGAMLHKGKETHCNFCGNPLPSDLWKKIDAHFSKESENLRTLITTLKNKLDTETRSSDISINLKASSFYSALESKFVKLNEKLENGKELYKNDLLLLISSLHARENNIFSPQPKPTLLSNPQDIEKTLKSIEEIVNEHNAKTGTIAKDQEIARKSLKYDEIATFIKDIEYSTTTKNIETLTTFQTTLNKQQNEISNKITKAEKDISILKNQLKDERKGAEKVNHYLQHHFGHSGLQLSAIDEDTTKGVHFRISRSNDIAHNLSEGECSLVAFCYFMAKLEDIETKDKELIIWIDDPISSLDSNHIFFVYSLIEAMLAKPIKAVNQTNTYRYSQLFISTHSLDFLKYLKRISKPKNDSEYFILERTERNSAIKLMPSYLKNYITEFNYLFSQIYKCTQPIIGDSDHEAFYNFGNNLRKFLEAYLFYKYPSHSSTEEKLGKFFGGDQLATELSNRLYNEQSHLEEIFDRSIKPSEIPEIPKLANYVLNTIKQKDPDQYNSLIESIT
- a CDS encoding MBL fold metallo-hydrolase, with translation MSALIEAFLDPASSTYSYVIYEHDGGHCAIVDPVLDFDPAAGRTATVQADKIIAFVREHQLQVQWLLETHAHADHLSAAPYLRRELGGKIAIGESISKVQDVFKALFNLEPGFSADGSQFDHLFAPDESFRIGNLKATALHVPGHTPADMAYLIDGDVILVGDTLFMPDVGTARCDFPGGNANQMFASIHKLLAFPASVRLYVCHDYPPTGRAPQCQSTVGEQRKSNIHIHDGIDEASFVAMRIQRDAGLCMPTLLLPAIQVNVRAGNLPPAEDNGVTYLKIPINRM
- a CDS encoding helix-turn-helix transcriptional regulator — protein: MQSSLTECEVAQLRASASKACALLKALANEDRLLILCQLTQGERNVGELEKMTGVRQPTLSQQLGILRDEGLVVTRREGKYIFYGLASHEVIQVMKTLSGLYCGAVLKSWG